Genomic window (Pseudomonas azadiae):
CAGTCCTGCCTTGGTCGGCGTGTAGTGGGTTTGCATGCCGCCGCCAACCAGGGCACTGATGGAGCTGACGGCGATGATCGCGCCACCACGGCCCTGGTTTTTCATCTGATTGGCCGCCGCCTGCACGGCGAAGTAGGCGCCGTTGAGGTTGGTGTTGATGGTTTTCAGGTAGACCTCGCGGGGCATGTCGAGGAACGAGTGGAACGGGCAGATGCCGGCGTTGTTGACGAACACATCGACGCTGCCGAAGGCCTGCACTGCGGCGGCCACCAGCTTGTCGCCGGTGTCCGGGTCTGCCGCGTCGCCCCCCACTTCAATGGCCTGGCCGCCAAAGGCCTTGATCTCTTCGATCAACGAATACGCCGCCTCGGTGCCTTGGCTACTACCGCTATGGCCGATAACCACGCGGGCACCCTGGCGCGCACATTCACGGGCGGCTGCCCGGCCGATACCACGGGAAGCGCCGGTGACGATCACGGTTTTGTCTGCAAGCAACATAAAAACACTCCTTCAAAAATAAGCGGCATCAGCCGAGATAATTGCCGTAGCCGACCATGGCGATTGCACCGAGGATCACCGCGATACCCGCTACCAAAACGCCCTTGTTGGCGGCGCTGGTGCCTTGCCATTCGCGGAAATACAGGCCCCAGCAATTGGACACGATGATGATGAAAGACATGTGCAGCACCCAGGAGCTGGCGTCGTTCTGCAGGCGGCTTTCGCCCATGCCGTAGAAGAAAAACTGCAGGAACCACAGGGTGCCGGCGATGGCCACCAACAGGTAGTTGCCGAGCAACGGTGTGCTGCGGTCGGTGTAGTTATGGAAGGTACGGTTGCGCCAGTTCAGCCACAGGCACCAGATACCATTGGTGGTGAGGCCGCCCCACATGATCACCATGAAGGTCACGTTGTTTTGGAACAGACTGTTGGCACCCTGTTCCACTGCTGCGGCGGCCAGTGGGCGACCGGCGGAAATGCCGTAGCTGAAGCACGCACTGAGCACGCCGGAAATCACCGCCACCAGCATGCCCTTACCCAGGGAGAACTCGCTGACACTGGCGAACTTCACCGCCTGGGACACTTCGCGTTCCTTGATCAGCCCGGCTTTGCCGCACACCGCGATACCGACCAGCGACACCGCCACGCCCCACAGCACCCAATGCCCGCCCTGGGAGGCCAGCATCGAGGTCAGCGTACCTTCGGTTTCAGCGGTGAACAGGTCGCGGTAAAGCGCCGGCATCAAGGCGCCGAGGGCCGAGGTGAGGCCCATGATCAGCGACATGCCCAGGGACAAGCCGAGGTAACGCATGGTCAGGCCGAACGTCAGCCCGCCAATACCCCATAACACGCCGAACATATAGGTCCAGAGCAAGGTGCTGGTGTCGGCGTTGCGCAGGATTTCCACCCAGCCTGGCACCGTCAGTTGGGCGGCGATCAGCGGCACGATCAGCCAGGACACCAGGCCGCCGGTGATCCAGTAGCTTTCCCAGGCCCAGCCGCGGACCTTCTTGTAAGGGATGTAGAAACTGCCGGAAGCGAAGCCGCCGATAAAGTGCAGAATCACACCAAGGAGAATGATTTCCACGTAGTTGAATCCTTTTTATTGTTGTTGTGGGTCGGTTGGATCAGGGGCGCGTCAGTTGGAACATGGGAAGCAGGTCGACACTTATTGGCGAAGCGTCTGCATGGCTGGGCATGATGTCCTGCATGTAGGTCCACCAGCGCTGCATCAAGTCGGTACCGGGCAGTTCATCCAGGCTATGCAAGTCCTCGTGGGTGAGCACGGCAAACAGCGCGTTGGCCGGCTCATCGAGGAAAATCCGGTAATCCACCACGCCCGCGTCCAGCAGGGCTTGGGCCAGTTCCGGCCAGATCTGGTCATGGCGTCGGCGATACTCGGCGGCCTGGCCGGGGTTGAGGTTCATGCGAAAGGCACGG
Coding sequences:
- a CDS encoding SDR family NAD(P)-dependent oxidoreductase; the encoded protein is MLLADKTVIVTGASRGIGRAAARECARQGARVVIGHSGSSQGTEAAYSLIEEIKAFGGQAIEVGGDAADPDTGDKLVAAAVQAFGSVDVFVNNAGICPFHSFLDMPREVYLKTINTNLNGAYFAVQAAANQMKNQGRGGAIIAVSSISALVGGGMQTHYTPTKAGLHSLMQSCAIALGSYGIRCNSVLPGTIATDINKDDLADEEKLAYMTSRTPLGRLGEPDDVAGPIVFLASDMARYVTGASLLVDGGLFVNLQ
- the rhaM gene encoding L-rhamnose mutarotase — translated: MQTRAFRMNLNPGQAAEYRRRHDQIWPELAQALLDAGVVDYRIFLDEPANALFAVLTHEDLHSLDELPGTDLMQRWWTYMQDIMPSHADASPISVDLLPMFQLTRP
- the rhaT gene encoding L-rhamnose/proton symporter RhaT, producing MEIILLGVILHFIGGFASGSFYIPYKKVRGWAWESYWITGGLVSWLIVPLIAAQLTVPGWVEILRNADTSTLLWTYMFGVLWGIGGLTFGLTMRYLGLSLGMSLIMGLTSALGALMPALYRDLFTAETEGTLTSMLASQGGHWVLWGVAVSLVGIAVCGKAGLIKEREVSQAVKFASVSEFSLGKGMLVAVISGVLSACFSYGISAGRPLAAAAVEQGANSLFQNNVTFMVIMWGGLTTNGIWCLWLNWRNRTFHNYTDRSTPLLGNYLLVAIAGTLWFLQFFFYGMGESRLQNDASSWVLHMSFIIIVSNCWGLYFREWQGTSAANKGVLVAGIAVILGAIAMVGYGNYLG